From a region of the Tenggerimyces flavus genome:
- a CDS encoding ABC transporter permease yields the protein MSTYTLGTEIRRQWSRQRTRWALGFMVLLPIIVLVAFQLGPDDDSGDGPGFISMATSGAANFTIFTVLVSQAFLLIVVAALFSGDAVASEASWGSLRYLLAIPVGRGRLLAVKYVVSLLSTGVAIALLTGTSLLIGVFAYGWHPLQTPIGDDISANEALVRLAAMLGYLAVSLLVVSSLAFLLSVSTDAPLGAVGGAVMIVIVSSILDQISALGVLRNLLPTHFTDAWQGLFSDPVQLDDLVKGCVSAAIYASLFAAVAWVRFLRKDVTS from the coding sequence ATGAGCACGTACACGCTCGGCACGGAGATCCGTCGGCAATGGAGCCGGCAACGTACGCGCTGGGCGCTCGGCTTCATGGTCCTGCTGCCGATCATCGTGCTGGTCGCGTTCCAGCTCGGCCCGGACGACGACAGCGGCGACGGGCCTGGCTTCATCTCGATGGCGACCAGCGGGGCCGCGAACTTCACGATCTTCACCGTGCTTGTGTCGCAGGCGTTCCTGCTCATCGTCGTCGCCGCGCTGTTCTCCGGTGACGCGGTCGCGAGCGAGGCGAGCTGGGGCAGCCTCCGTTACCTGCTGGCGATCCCGGTCGGGCGAGGGCGGCTGCTCGCGGTGAAGTACGTGGTCAGCCTGCTGTCGACCGGTGTCGCGATCGCGCTGCTGACCGGAACGAGCCTGCTCATCGGGGTGTTCGCGTACGGCTGGCATCCGCTGCAGACGCCGATCGGCGACGACATCTCGGCGAACGAGGCGCTGGTCCGGCTCGCCGCGATGCTCGGCTACCTCGCGGTCAGCCTGCTCGTCGTATCCAGCCTGGCGTTCCTGCTGAGCGTCAGCACCGACGCCCCGCTCGGCGCGGTCGGCGGCGCGGTGATGATCGTGATCGTCTCCAGCATCCTCGACCAGATCAGCGCGCTCGGCGTTCTGCGCAACCTGCTCCCGACGCACTTCACCGATGCCTGGCAGGGGTTGTTCAGCGATCCTGTGCAGCTGGACGACCTGGTGAAAGGGTGCGTTTCGGCCGCGATCTACGCCTCACTCTTCGCAGCAGTCGCGTGGGTCCGCTTCCTGCGCAAGGACGTCACGAGCTAG
- a CDS encoding dihydrolipoyl dehydrogenase family protein, with product MTEQTYDVVVIGGGPPGENAAGRVASHGLSAALVESELLGGECSFWACMPSKALLRSGEALRAAKAVAGSAAAVTGDLDVAAVLKRRDSFAANWDDTGQVEWAEGAKITVVRGRARLDGSLRVVVSKEGAEDQVLLATHAVVLAVGSDSAFPPIDGLREARPWTNREATSAKAAPERLAVLGGGPVGCELAQAWNDLGSEVTLIVNGERLLPRLEPFAGEYVKEALTSYGIDVRTSANVKSARRDGDGPTTLTFEDGSELEADAVLVATGRSPRTNDLGLATAGLKDGDWVDIDDSCRVKGVEGGWLYAVGDVNHRALLTHMGKYQARICGDAITARSKGDHAMPVKWSPYAATANNGYVPAVVFTDPQVASVGLTEAEAEDKGMSVRAVEYEVGNTAGGSLHADGYKGLAKMVVDQERLVIVGFTIVAPDAGDHLHAATIAVVGEVPLDRLWHAVPSFPTVSEVWLRLLETYGM from the coding sequence ATGACTGAGCAGACGTACGACGTCGTCGTCATCGGTGGCGGCCCTCCCGGAGAGAACGCCGCGGGCCGCGTCGCCTCGCACGGACTCTCAGCGGCGCTGGTCGAGTCGGAGCTGCTGGGCGGTGAGTGCTCGTTCTGGGCCTGCATGCCGAGCAAGGCGCTGCTGCGTTCCGGCGAGGCGTTGCGGGCCGCCAAGGCCGTGGCCGGCTCGGCCGCCGCGGTCACCGGCGACCTCGACGTCGCCGCGGTGCTGAAGCGGCGCGACTCGTTCGCCGCGAACTGGGACGACACCGGCCAGGTCGAGTGGGCCGAGGGCGCGAAGATCACGGTCGTCCGCGGTCGCGCGCGGCTCGACGGCTCGCTCCGCGTCGTAGTCAGCAAGGAAGGCGCCGAGGACCAGGTGCTGCTCGCCACGCACGCGGTGGTGCTGGCGGTCGGTTCGGACTCGGCGTTCCCGCCGATCGACGGGCTGCGCGAGGCCCGCCCGTGGACGAACCGTGAGGCGACGAGCGCGAAGGCGGCGCCGGAGCGCCTTGCCGTCCTCGGTGGCGGGCCGGTCGGCTGCGAGCTCGCGCAGGCGTGGAACGACCTCGGCTCCGAGGTGACGTTGATCGTCAACGGGGAGCGGCTGCTGCCGCGGCTCGAGCCGTTCGCCGGTGAGTACGTCAAGGAGGCGTTGACGTCGTACGGCATCGACGTTCGGACGTCGGCCAACGTGAAGTCCGCGCGCCGCGACGGCGACGGTCCGACCACGTTGACGTTCGAGGACGGCTCGGAGCTCGAGGCCGACGCGGTGCTGGTGGCGACCGGTCGTTCGCCGCGGACGAACGACCTCGGCCTGGCGACCGCCGGGTTGAAGGACGGCGACTGGGTCGACATCGACGACAGCTGCCGCGTGAAGGGCGTCGAGGGCGGCTGGCTGTACGCGGTCGGCGACGTCAACCACCGCGCACTGCTCACGCATATGGGCAAGTACCAGGCCCGGATCTGCGGCGACGCGATCACCGCGCGCTCCAAGGGTGACCACGCGATGCCGGTGAAGTGGTCGCCGTACGCCGCGACCGCCAACAACGGCTACGTCCCCGCGGTCGTCTTCACCGACCCGCAGGTGGCGTCGGTCGGGCTGACCGAGGCGGAGGCCGAGGACAAGGGCATGAGCGTCCGTGCGGTCGAGTACGAAGTGGGCAACACCGCCGGCGGCAGCCTGCACGCCGACGGCTACAAAGGCCTGGCGAAGATGGTCGTGGACCAGGAACGCCTGGTGATCGTGGGCTTCACCATTGTCGCGCCCGACGCTGGTGACCACCTCCATGCCGCGACGATCGCCGTGGTGGGCGAGGTCCCGTTGGACCGCCTCTGGCACGCCGTGCCGTCGTTCCCGACGGTCAGTGAGGTCTGGTTGCGGTTGCTCGAGACGTACGGGATGTAG
- a CDS encoding ROK family transcriptional regulator has protein sequence MSTEAPRRVPGSGPAAVRVFTTVLTDGPVSRVDVARLTGLSPAAVTKAVRPLLDAGYLVEGELEDRPASVGRPANPLEVDADREFFVGIKATADELVGVVTDLRAVVRRAKHVRLRDHDVDHVVDAIAKLTKDLLSTDRAFQRRTTGLGLAIAGDVDHHAGVARYSPFLDWQNVPIARLVRKATGLETFVENDVKALTRAEQWFGHGVGSHSFALVTIGAGIGCGLVADGQLVEGAHDVAGELGHVTVDLNGAECMCGGRGCVETVASERAIVEHLRSATGEPELTLTAALARARTGDAATQRVFREAGRAIGVALATVANLVGPERIVVSGEGLPTYELVEEQIREEFGRQAYGAARCDVITREMPFEEWARGAAAVAIGQLLAAERL, from the coding sequence GTGTCGACCGAAGCGCCGCGACGGGTGCCGGGGAGTGGTCCCGCTGCCGTCCGGGTGTTCACGACCGTCCTCACCGACGGTCCCGTCTCCCGCGTCGACGTCGCCCGACTGACCGGTCTGTCGCCTGCCGCCGTCACCAAAGCGGTCCGTCCGCTGCTCGACGCCGGCTACCTCGTCGAGGGTGAGCTGGAGGACCGGCCCGCCAGTGTCGGACGGCCGGCCAACCCACTCGAGGTCGACGCCGACCGCGAGTTCTTCGTCGGGATCAAGGCCACCGCCGACGAGCTCGTCGGCGTCGTCACCGACCTGCGGGCCGTCGTTCGCCGGGCCAAGCACGTACGGCTCCGCGACCACGATGTCGACCATGTCGTGGACGCGATCGCCAAGCTCACCAAGGACCTGCTGAGCACCGACCGCGCCTTCCAGCGACGCACCACCGGCCTCGGCCTCGCGATCGCCGGCGACGTCGACCACCACGCGGGCGTCGCGCGCTACTCGCCGTTCCTGGACTGGCAGAACGTCCCGATCGCGAGGCTCGTCCGCAAGGCGACCGGCCTGGAGACGTTCGTCGAGAACGACGTCAAGGCGCTCACCCGGGCCGAGCAGTGGTTCGGCCACGGCGTCGGCTCGCACTCGTTCGCGCTCGTCACGATCGGCGCCGGCATCGGCTGCGGCCTCGTCGCCGACGGCCAGCTGGTCGAGGGCGCGCACGACGTCGCGGGCGAGCTCGGCCACGTCACCGTCGACCTGAACGGCGCGGAGTGCATGTGCGGCGGCCGCGGCTGCGTCGAGACCGTCGCGTCCGAACGGGCGATCGTCGAGCACCTCAGGTCCGCCACCGGCGAGCCCGAACTCACCCTCACCGCCGCCCTCGCCCGAGCCCGCACCGGCGACGCCGCGACCCAACGGGTGTTCCGCGAGGCCGGCCGCGCGATCGGTGTCGCCCTCGCCACCGTCGCCAACCTGGTCGGCCCGGAGCGCATCGTCGTGTCCGGCGAGGGCCTGCCGACCTACGAGCTCGTCGAGGAGCAGATCCGCGAGGAGTTCGGACGGCAGGCGTACGGGGCCGCCCGCTGTGATGTAATCACCCGCGAGATGCCGTTCGAGGAATGGGCCCGCGGCGCCGCCGCGGTAGCCATCGGGCAATTGCTGGCAGCGGAGCGCTTATGA
- a CDS encoding flavin reductase family protein produces the protein MTIHGDHPFLPPESERSAVRRFRGRLASPVALWTSESAGLPVTSMLVADGQPALAIGLVDEDSLLWAAIQRTSTFAISLLSWSHRGLAEAFAETMPAPGGPFRLTEWNATEWGLVPSGVTSWAGCRLLDSRSSGWAIEIRATLEHVEVGDDPAPLLHQRGRYLTLPE, from the coding sequence ATGACGATCCACGGCGACCACCCCTTTTTGCCGCCGGAGTCGGAACGATCGGCGGTACGGCGGTTCCGCGGCCGGCTGGCGTCGCCGGTGGCGCTGTGGACGTCGGAGTCGGCGGGCCTGCCGGTGACCTCGATGCTGGTGGCGGACGGCCAGCCGGCGTTGGCGATCGGCCTGGTGGACGAGGACTCGCTGCTGTGGGCGGCGATCCAGCGGACGTCCACGTTCGCGATCTCTCTGCTGTCGTGGTCGCATCGCGGCCTGGCGGAGGCGTTCGCGGAGACCATGCCCGCGCCCGGTGGGCCGTTCCGGCTGACGGAGTGGAACGCGACGGAGTGGGGCCTGGTGCCGTCGGGAGTCACCAGCTGGGCCGGCTGCCGGCTGCTGGACTCGCGCAGCTCAGGCTGGGCGATCGAGATCCGCGCGACGCTGGAGCACGTCGAGGTCGGTGACGATCCCGCCCCGTTGCTCCACCAGCGGGGCCGCTACCTCACGCTCCCGGAGTAG
- a CDS encoding alpha-L-fucosidase, with translation MFHTQDQPASQGSSRRTFLRATAAGTVGLALAGQSQAHAATKSANAPPAWFDQDKFGIFVHWNAAAIPAYAPVHTADLDAALSPDAPKWRQEQQWRLLPYAEMYQNTMNVPGSETARFHRERYPGTSYDDFVAQFRDRSLAGWNPRPWADLFAKSGAKYVVVTTKTEDGFLLWPSKNPNPHKRNWQAKRDVLGEFATAVRRKGMRFGTYYSTGMDWTFGGLPIVDNESFAAALVSVDLDYTGKHWQELIDRYQPSVL, from the coding sequence ATGTTCCACACCCAGGACCAGCCCGCCAGTCAGGGCTCCAGCCGCCGCACGTTCCTGCGTGCGACAGCTGCCGGAACGGTCGGCCTCGCGCTCGCCGGGCAGAGCCAGGCACATGCCGCCACGAAGAGCGCGAACGCGCCGCCGGCGTGGTTCGACCAGGACAAGTTCGGCATCTTCGTGCACTGGAACGCGGCGGCCATCCCCGCGTACGCGCCGGTCCACACTGCCGACCTCGACGCCGCGCTCAGCCCCGACGCGCCGAAGTGGCGCCAGGAACAGCAGTGGCGGCTGTTGCCGTACGCGGAGATGTACCAGAACACGATGAACGTTCCCGGCAGCGAGACCGCGCGCTTCCACCGCGAGCGCTACCCCGGCACGAGCTACGACGACTTCGTGGCGCAGTTCCGCGACCGTTCGCTCGCCGGTTGGAATCCGCGCCCGTGGGCGGACCTGTTCGCCAAGTCGGGCGCGAAGTACGTCGTGGTCACCACGAAGACCGAGGACGGGTTCCTGCTCTGGCCGAGCAAGAACCCCAACCCACACAAGCGAAACTGGCAGGCCAAGCGCGACGTCCTCGGCGAGTTCGCCACGGCGGTCCGGCGCAAGGGCATGCGGTTCGGCACGTACTACAGCACAGGGATGGACTGGACGTTCGGCGGTCTTCCGATCGTCGACAACGAGTCGTTCGCCGCGGCGCTGGTCAGCGTCGACCTCGACTACACAGGCAAGCATTGGCAGGAGCTGATCGACCGCTATCAGCCAAGCGTCCTCTAA
- a CDS encoding alpha/beta fold hydrolase, producing the protein MAVRLRRRHGLIAAGLAVLLIAGVAFWVATRPAGFRTEDRMFTVQTGPAGDEQVRLDTRLFVPDAATSSAKAPAVLLAHGFGGTKDSVRDDAEDLAGRGYVVLTWTAQGFGRSTGTIHLNSPDYEVTDARRLLDWLATRPEVQLDQADDPRVGVAGGSYGGGLALLLAGYDQRVDAIVPQITWNDLDRALFPGGVFKRAWAGSLFTAGLAPGPGATPQCGRFAPDVCRTYLQSAATGRSDARTKALLTRSSPQTVLDRIKAPTLLVQGLADSLFPLDEADANARGIAATGTPVQVAWFSGGHDGGQGSTADQDRLKYLTITWFDHYLKGIGNASTDFTFSRVNGYDYRTNSVRTTALSSARYPGLEGNTEPRSLQLKGRPSPIANPPNGVPAPLTNLPSLGAFAQATEAAGALSDIPGQFVRYESRTLDEATDIAGAATVQLLAASPTTEAVLFVKLYDVGSNGNQTLLGGQVAPIRLTNLPTSLDQAKPVTVELPGVVHRWSAGHRIRVTIATADQAYASPPAPTTYVVGLAEARLTLPQVTASPIATASAIWPWILAAVLLAIALGVALAWLVARTRTRRRTTTTEADATDKPLVIRGLAKTYTDGFQALKGIDFEVGRGQVVGLLGPNGAGKTTCLRILLGLIRPTAGDVLIFGTPLTPSSDVLNRLGALVEGPGFLPHLTGRKNLELYWRATGRPKAEARMDEVLEIAALGSALERKVKTYSHGMKQRLAVAQAMLGLPELLVLDEPTDGLDPPQIAEMRRVLKGYAANGRAVLVSSHLLAEVEQACTHVVVLDRGRRVAAGSVGEIVGTSNGQRLEDVFLSLIGGDAR; encoded by the coding sequence ATGGCCGTACGACTCCGCCGCCGGCACGGGTTGATCGCCGCCGGACTGGCGGTGCTGCTCATCGCTGGCGTCGCGTTCTGGGTCGCGACCCGTCCCGCCGGCTTCCGTACCGAGGACCGGATGTTCACGGTCCAGACCGGTCCTGCCGGCGACGAGCAGGTACGGCTCGACACGCGGCTGTTCGTCCCCGACGCGGCGACCAGCAGCGCCAAGGCTCCCGCGGTCCTGCTCGCGCACGGCTTCGGCGGCACCAAGGACAGCGTCCGCGACGACGCCGAGGACCTCGCCGGCCGTGGGTACGTCGTTCTGACCTGGACCGCCCAGGGCTTCGGCCGCTCCACCGGCACCATCCACCTGAACAGCCCGGACTACGAGGTCACCGACGCGCGCCGGCTGCTGGACTGGCTCGCGACCCGGCCCGAGGTCCAGCTCGACCAGGCGGACGATCCACGCGTCGGCGTCGCCGGCGGCTCGTACGGTGGCGGCCTCGCGCTGCTGCTGGCCGGGTACGACCAGCGCGTCGACGCGATCGTCCCGCAGATCACCTGGAACGACCTCGACCGTGCGCTCTTCCCCGGCGGCGTGTTCAAGCGCGCCTGGGCCGGCAGCCTGTTCACGGCCGGCCTCGCCCCGGGACCGGGCGCGACGCCGCAGTGTGGACGGTTCGCGCCGGACGTCTGCCGTACGTACCTCCAGTCCGCCGCCACCGGTCGCTCGGACGCGCGGACCAAGGCGCTGCTGACCAGGTCCAGCCCGCAGACCGTGCTCGACCGGATCAAGGCGCCGACGCTGCTCGTCCAGGGCCTCGCCGACTCGCTGTTCCCGCTCGACGAAGCCGACGCGAACGCCCGCGGCATCGCCGCGACGGGCACGCCTGTCCAGGTCGCGTGGTTCTCCGGCGGCCACGACGGCGGCCAGGGCTCGACCGCCGACCAGGACCGGCTGAAGTACCTCACGATCACCTGGTTCGACCACTACCTCAAGGGCATAGGCAACGCCTCCACTGACTTCACGTTCAGCCGCGTGAACGGCTATGACTACAGGACGAACTCGGTCCGGACCACCGCGCTCAGCTCTGCTCGCTACCCCGGGCTCGAAGGCAACACCGAGCCTCGGTCCCTCCAGCTCAAGGGCCGCCCCAGCCCCATCGCGAACCCGCCCAACGGCGTGCCCGCGCCCCTCACCAACCTCCCCAGCCTCGGCGCGTTCGCTCAAGCGACCGAAGCGGCGGGAGCCCTCTCCGACATCCCCGGCCAGTTCGTCCGGTACGAGTCCCGAACGCTAGACGAGGCCACCGACATAGCCGGGGCGGCGACCGTCCAGCTGCTCGCCGCCAGCCCGACGACGGAGGCCGTCCTCTTCGTCAAGCTCTACGACGTCGGCTCCAACGGCAACCAGACGTTGCTCGGCGGCCAGGTCGCGCCGATCCGGCTCACGAACCTGCCGACAAGCCTCGACCAGGCGAAGCCCGTCACCGTCGAGCTGCCCGGCGTCGTGCACCGCTGGTCGGCCGGCCACCGGATCCGGGTGACGATCGCGACCGCCGACCAGGCGTACGCCAGCCCGCCCGCACCCACGACGTACGTCGTCGGCCTGGCCGAGGCCAGGCTCACGCTGCCCCAGGTGACCGCGAGCCCGATCGCGACGGCCAGCGCGATTTGGCCGTGGATCCTCGCCGCGGTGCTCCTCGCGATCGCGCTCGGCGTCGCCCTCGCCTGGCTGGTCGCGCGGACCCGCACCCGCCGCCGTACGACGACAACCGAAGCAGACGCCACCGACAAGCCGCTCGTCATCCGCGGGCTGGCCAAGACGTACACCGACGGGTTCCAGGCGTTGAAGGGCATCGACTTCGAGGTCGGCCGCGGCCAGGTCGTCGGCCTGCTCGGCCCGAACGGTGCGGGCAAGACCACCTGCCTGCGGATCCTGCTCGGCCTCATCCGCCCGACCGCGGGCGATGTGCTGATCTTCGGCACTCCCCTCACGCCGAGCTCCGACGTCCTCAACCGGCTCGGCGCGCTCGTCGAAGGTCCCGGCTTCCTCCCGCACCTGACCGGCCGCAAGAACCTCGAGCTGTACTGGCGCGCCACCGGCCGCCCCAAGGCAGAGGCCCGGATGGACGAGGTGCTCGAGATCGCCGCGCTCGGCAGCGCGCTGGAACGGAAGGTGAAGACGTACAGCCACGGCATGAAGCAACGCCTCGCCGTCGCGCAGGCCATGCTCGGCCTGCCCGAGCTGCTCGTCCTCGACGAGCCGACCGACGGGCTCGATCCGCCGCAGATCGCGGAGATGCGGCGGGTGCTCAAGGGGTACGCGGCGAACGGGCGCGCGGTCCTCGTCTCCAGCCACCTGCTCGCCGAGGTCGAGCAGGCCTGCACGCACGTCGTGGTCCTGGACCGCGGCCGGCGGGTGGCCGCGGGCTCGGTCGGGGAGATCGTCGGGACGAGCAACGGACAGCGGCTCGAGGACGTCTTCCTCAGCCTGATCGGGGGAGACGCCCGATGA
- a CDS encoding DEAD/DEAH box helicase family protein: protein MRDLAAAYAMTAAPYPLRVHQARALSEIDRLMVDGDRRRAWVVLPPGTGKTLVGLETIRRLGAQAVVFGPNTAIQSQWVRQWSAFTPATVPAGISRTLDAPVTALMYQALATFDADEEVDEEGHSGSPLMGRLHPNGRALVEVLRATSPLTIVLDECHHLLEVWGRLVAELLELVPHAHVLGLTATPPRSLTRDQALLVDELFGSAVYGTSIPSVVREGHLAPFAELAWLTTPTPTEADWLTAQAERFAELVTDLLDPSFGSTSFLSWLDVRFVHRSPPIPWHRLERDEPLLTAAALRLHYAGLLALPPDARLREEHRHPPTADDWVCLLDDWVRRCVGSDDAVLDELRRALPSVGYSLTRRGVRSGRSPVDRVLARSASKSAACVEITAAEARSLGDRLRMLILCDHERAAATLPATLRGVLAAEAGSARLVLAGLLADPRTRSLAPMLVTGRTVAAGAETATAFARYADVELEVGTPDADGIVELTGRWTSRTWVPLVTAFFEAGFCRVLVGTRGLLGEGWDARGVSGLVDLTTATTPTAVVQTRGRALRTDPGWLDKVAITWTVVCVTEDHPKGAADWDRFVRKHNGYFGIDETGEIVDGVAHVDDAFSPFAPPKVASFDAVNASMLARAEARSVVRALWRVGEPYDDRPVHTLRIRTPTARPAVVPAQPPASVPTVAGVAARTPRWVVPVAAVLALALLVTVFGLPAVAAVAALGLLGVGAYAVERRGRVVADAARPVDPMRLAYAVADGLHAAGLTPAGASAVAVKVDETGEYRIAMHDVPAEASREFAVALDEVLSPMTSPRYVVPRYVLDTVDGLADRLRAGASSMVGRLRPTAVVWHAVPTALGQNAKRVRAFAAAWTHWVSAGTPLYTGSPEGEGVLAAHRGSDPMQATTAMRLSWE from the coding sequence GTGCGGGACCTGGCGGCAGCCTACGCGATGACGGCCGCGCCCTACCCGCTTCGCGTTCACCAGGCCCGAGCCCTCTCCGAAATCGACCGGTTGATGGTCGACGGTGACCGCCGCCGCGCGTGGGTCGTGCTGCCTCCGGGGACCGGCAAGACGCTGGTCGGGCTGGAGACCATCCGGCGGCTCGGCGCTCAGGCCGTCGTGTTCGGGCCGAACACCGCGATCCAGTCGCAATGGGTACGGCAGTGGTCGGCGTTCACTCCCGCGACCGTGCCGGCCGGGATCTCCCGCACGTTGGACGCTCCGGTGACGGCGCTGATGTACCAGGCGCTGGCCACGTTCGACGCCGACGAGGAGGTCGACGAGGAGGGGCACTCGGGCTCGCCTCTGATGGGGCGATTGCACCCGAACGGCCGCGCGCTCGTCGAGGTGCTGCGCGCCACGTCGCCGCTGACGATCGTGCTCGACGAGTGCCATCACCTGCTGGAGGTGTGGGGACGGCTGGTCGCGGAGCTGTTGGAGCTCGTTCCGCATGCGCACGTCCTCGGCCTCACCGCGACGCCGCCGCGGTCGTTGACGCGGGACCAGGCGCTGCTCGTGGACGAGCTGTTCGGGTCGGCGGTGTACGGGACGTCGATCCCGTCGGTCGTACGGGAGGGGCACCTCGCACCGTTCGCGGAGCTGGCCTGGCTGACCACGCCGACGCCGACGGAGGCCGACTGGCTGACGGCTCAGGCGGAACGGTTCGCCGAACTCGTCACCGATCTGCTGGATCCGTCGTTCGGCTCGACGAGCTTCCTGAGCTGGCTCGATGTGCGGTTCGTCCATCGCTCGCCACCGATTCCGTGGCACCGGCTGGAACGTGACGAGCCCTTGCTGACTGCCGCCGCGCTGCGGCTGCACTACGCGGGGCTGTTGGCGCTGCCGCCGGACGCGCGGTTGCGCGAGGAGCACCGGCACCCGCCGACCGCGGACGACTGGGTCTGTCTGCTGGACGACTGGGTGCGTCGGTGCGTGGGCTCCGACGATGCCGTGCTGGACGAGCTGCGGCGGGCGCTGCCGAGCGTCGGGTACTCGCTGACCCGGCGGGGCGTTCGGTCCGGCCGTTCGCCGGTGGATCGGGTGCTGGCGCGGAGTGCTTCGAAGTCGGCGGCGTGTGTCGAGATCACGGCAGCGGAGGCTCGTTCGCTCGGCGACCGGCTGCGGATGCTGATCCTGTGCGACCACGAGCGTGCGGCCGCGACGTTGCCCGCCACGTTGCGCGGGGTCCTCGCCGCGGAGGCGGGGTCGGCGCGGCTCGTTCTCGCGGGACTGCTCGCCGACCCGCGGACCCGTTCGCTCGCACCCATGCTGGTCACCGGCCGGACCGTCGCGGCCGGCGCGGAGACGGCGACGGCGTTCGCGCGGTACGCCGACGTCGAGCTCGAGGTCGGCACGCCGGATGCCGACGGGATCGTCGAGCTGACCGGGCGCTGGACGTCGCGGACCTGGGTGCCCTTGGTGACCGCGTTCTTCGAGGCGGGCTTCTGCCGGGTGCTGGTCGGCACTCGTGGGCTGCTCGGCGAGGGCTGGGACGCGCGCGGCGTCAGCGGCCTGGTCGACCTCACGACCGCGACCACACCGACAGCGGTCGTGCAGACCCGCGGTCGGGCGCTGCGCACCGATCCCGGGTGGCTGGACAAGGTGGCGATCACGTGGACCGTCGTCTGCGTGACCGAGGACCATCCGAAGGGTGCGGCGGACTGGGATCGGTTTGTCCGCAAGCACAACGGCTACTTCGGGATCGACGAGACCGGGGAGATCGTCGACGGGGTGGCGCATGTCGACGACGCGTTCTCGCCGTTCGCTCCGCCGAAGGTCGCTTCGTTCGACGCGGTGAACGCTTCGATGCTGGCGAGGGCGGAGGCTCGTTCGGTGGTGCGGGCGTTGTGGCGGGTCGGCGAGCCGTACGACGACCGGCCGGTGCACACGTTGCGGATCCGTACGCCTACTGCGCGGCCGGCGGTCGTGCCGGCCCAGCCACCGGCGTCGGTGCCGACCGTTGCCGGGGTCGCGGCCCGGACTCCCCGCTGGGTCGTGCCCGTCGCGGCGGTGCTCGCTTTGGCGTTGCTGGTAACGGTGTTCGGGCTTCCGGCGGTCGCGGCCGTTGCTGCCTTGGGTCTGTTGGGCGTCGGTGCGTACGCCGTCGAACGCCGGGGCCGAGTAGTGGCGGACGCCGCACGTCCCGTCGACCCGATGCGACTGGCGTACGCGGTCGCCGACGGACTGCACGCTGCCGGACTGACGCCAGCCGGGGCCAGTGCGGTCGCTGTGAAGGTGGACGAGACCGGCGAGTACCGCATCGCGATGCACGACGTCCCGGCCGAGGCTTCGAGGGAGTTCGCGGTCGCGCTGGACGAGGTGCTCTCGCCGATGACGTCACCGCGGTACGTCGTCCCGCGCTACGTCCTCGATACCGTGGACGGGCTCGCCGACCGCCTGCGTGCGGGGGCGTCGTCGATGGTCGGACGGCTCCGCCCGACCGCCGTGGTCTGGCACGCCGTACCCACCGCCCTCGGCCAGAACGCCAAGCGGGTAAGGGCGTTCGCCGCAGCCTGGACGCACTGGGTCAGCGCCGGCACACCGCTCTACACTGGCAGCCCCGAAGGCGAAGGCGTCCTCGCCGCCCACCGCGGCAGCGACCCGATGCAGGCCACCACCGCGATGCGCCTCAGCTGGGAGTAG
- a CDS encoding alpha-L-fucosidase: MATPTGGSRVSVKVCGATTASNPGRKPAHRHVVRLQPAGDRRELLTSEQLVHLLVDVVSQGGNLLLNVGPTGSGHLPREQERRLRDLGTWLEDNGRAIYGTTYWKRAKGLTTDGHDVRYTRSKDAVNAIVLGAPQGNTVDLDVKLADHAKVELLGGDGTLRWESSPQGTRISLPGRRNDQYALSLRLSPASAVTDPTA; the protein is encoded by the coding sequence CTGGCGACGCCGACAGGTGGCTCGAGGGTTTCAGTCAAAGTCTGTGGAGCGACTACGGCTTCCAACCCTGGAAGGAAGCCGGCGCATCGGCACGTCGTTCGGCTACAACCGGCTGGAGACCGACGCGAGCTCCTCACCAGCGAGCAGCTCGTCCACCTGCTCGTGGACGTCGTCTCGCAGGGCGGCAACCTGCTGCTGAACGTGGGTCCCACGGGCTCCGGCCACCTCCCGCGCGAGCAAGAACGCCGGCTCCGCGACCTTGGCACGTGGCTGGAGGACAACGGCCGGGCGATCTACGGCACCACGTACTGGAAGCGCGCCAAGGGCCTTACCACCGACGGACACGACGTCCGCTACACCAGAAGCAAGGACGCCGTGAACGCGATCGTGCTCGGTGCGCCGCAGGGCAACACGGTCGATCTCGACGTCAAGCTCGCCGACCACGCCAAGGTCGAGCTGCTCGGCGGCGACGGCACGCTGCGCTGGGAGAGCTCGCCACAGGGTACGCGGATCTCCTTGCCTGGAAGGAGGAACGACCAGTACGCGCTTAGCCTGAGGCTCTCTCCGGCGTCGGCCGTGACGGATCCGACCGCGTAG